One segment of Trypanosoma brucei brucei TREU927 chromosome 8, complete sequence DNA contains the following:
- a CDS encoding receptor-type adenylate cyclase GRESAG 4, putative produces MLQFLLISPCCLQYCCLLSLLSLFSHFSSLRLTNSSSQVTSVMASFMRLVTPLGAAVACSHLLMVVLPLLLLIPGLCADKDCNSSSVTVRVYNLLYSSDISKTTYEPVIAGFNASLHAHNDDLPANVCIEVEHVHARSDEDYVSYLKNKIDGDAAVQNKSELPIVLGPVGDETTLHLTRELEKFEIVAFSPFTGSSDVRVWKKSLYFLTASPIAQVLALIRYAVSQLRLQRLGFMYLKGVSFGDKEYKLTLKVMSIMGRKLCGVFELDSSTDGRASDDDFEAAWKRFAPTMPQGVIVFGSPIEDTKRFLMKFLGSNELRGAYILIPSMLQYVIINSWMKELAVKNFVPERVILTGPSPLANDNEYIAVRKFQTVMGKYLETNGKLNGHNYEKGHFYDHRTDGELMVHGWIVGEVLWRTLGSRESLKNRTTYINSLYNQRRYVIDDLVIGDFGGECEGKAGQRGAACKCNQGGNVVYMKRMGTDRNLHPVKEGVVTLASSRCYTNLLQLYAPLNGIMFRLEDNPLAQRITEEYRDGASLVVGKGQLGQGDRFFLHELNSTSSATKHNMLEEVKERVVTAVFGVVDDALLSMTDMTFIDPIPLSPRLKHPGRNALHLSPTIEQQIFVMVERVVVPNSWGSVHAIVRSSDARGIKSVLRKTFWALGGSLGAFDEVTDGESVKSLLPHSGFVLVIGLTEADITAIAEHLDNHREVRVFALFFDVALLYSEFVKVFKKHPQAAERLLFATSLPHWADNNTTSETVQEFHRDVGNESKWTPLALLGYATARAMESVVLQMGRVNSEELINTIFSQSVIVADDMWYGPFEDSCSNSRWSSAKDCIVNYGATHISVWSMARVLNPSVPPVRGVATPSIRYYKDGLNMTEEEFIGTIVGTILCLIALVLIVMLMRKCMRGDTRDNENAPRELTDPVTLIFTDIESSTAQWAAHPELMPDAVATHHRLIRTLISKYGCYEVKTVGDSFMIACKSPFAATQLACDMQRCFLEHDWKTDVFDTSYREFERQRAEDDGDYVPPTGHLDPDVYSRLWNGLRVRVGIHTGLCDIRHDEVTKGYDFYGRTSNMAARTESIANGGQVLLTRPTYLSLSASEREQLNVTALGDVPLRGVPKPVEMYQLNAVPGRTFTTLRLDHEVADDEDTSVSCSDGSSIGAVLSDAAYQVVACVEALLGAFPTAQRKKLLMPFCNRWGVSLPYNVSDTWDATTCRNVTRLLAARVGRVVDFGTKNTHDSVQFSERRSGTFPSRLAAAVDLVSIPSTSTCIQSSCSIIYMNVPDDDDTSKYSPKH; encoded by the coding sequence ATGCTGCAATTTCTTCTTATAAGTCCCTGTTGCTTACAGTATTGTtgtctattatcattattatcattattctctcatttctcttctttaagACTTACGAATTCCTCAAGTCAAGTCACCAGTGTTATGGCTTCCTTCATGCGTCTTGTTACTCCACTTGGCGCTGCAGTGGCTTGCAGTCATCTCCTCATGGTTGTGTTACCGCTGCTGTTACTTATTCCTGGTTTATGTGCTGATAAAGACTGTAACAGTAGCAGTGTAACGGTGAGGGTGTATAATTTGTTGTACAGCTCCGACATATCAAAGACAACCTATGAACCCGTCATTGCTGGTTTCAATGCCTCGCTACATGCGCATAATGATGATTTGCCGGCAAATGTGTGCATAGAGGTCGAACATGTTCATGCCAGAAGCGATGAGGATTACGTCTCATatttaaagaataaaattgATGGAGACGCTGCTGTACAAAATAAGAGTGAACTGCCCATTGTGCTGGGGCCTGTTGGTGATGAGACTACTCTCCATCTCACCAGGGAACTTGAGAAGTTTGAAATAGTggccttttctccctttactgGATCTTcggatgtgcgtgtgtggaaaaagagTCTGTACTTCCTTACGGCATCGCCTATTGCACAGGTGCTTGCACTAATTCGTTATGCTGTGAGTCAATTGAGGCTTCAGCGACTGGGTTTTATGTACCTGAAGGGCGTTTCTTTCGGCGATAAGGAGTATAAGCTGACACTTAAGGTAATGTCGATTATGGGCCGTAAATTGTGCGGTGTTTTCGAATTAGACAGCTCTACTGATGGAAGggcttctgatgatgattttGAGGCTGCATGGAAAAGGTTTGCTCCCACGATGCCACAAGGTGTAATTGTGTTTGGTTCGCCAATTGAGGATACGAAGAGGTTCCTGATGAAGTTTTTAGGGAGCAATGAATTGAGAGGTGCTTACATATTAATTCCTTCTATGCTTCAATATGTTATTATAAACAGTTGGATGAAGGAGTTGGCCGTAAAGAATTTTGTGCCTGAGAGAGTGATACTGACGGGTCCGAGTCCACTTGCAAATGATAATGAATACATAGCAGTACGGAAGTTTCAGACTGTCATGGGGAAGTACCTGGAAACAAATGGGAAACTTAATGGTCACAATTATGAAAAGGGTCACTTTTACGATCACCGTACTGACGGAGAATTGATGGTGCACGGATGGATTGTGGGCGAGGTCTTGTGGCGTACACTGGGAAGTCGTGAATCGCTGAAAAACCGTACAACTTACATTAACTCTCTGTACAACCAGCGTCGGTATGTTATCGATGATCTTGTGATTGGTGATTTTGGTGGTGAATGTGAGGGGAAGGCTGGTCAGCGTGGAGCTGCATGCAAATGTAATCAAGGTGGAAATGTTGTTTACATGAAGAGGATGGGAACTGATCGGAATCTACATCCTGTGAAGGAGGGTGTAGTGACTCTCGCTTCATCACGCTGCTATACGAATCTCTTACAACTGTATGCCCCATTGAATGGTATAATGTTTCGACTAGAAGACAATCCATTGGCGCAGCGGATTACAGAGGAATATCGCGATGGCGCCTCCCTCGTTGTTGGAAAGGGCCAATTGGGTCAAGGTGatcgcttctttttgcatGAACTGAATTCGACATCGAGTGCAACAAAGCACAACATGTTAGAGGAGGTTAAAGAGCGTGTTGTGACGGCTGTGTtcggtgttgtggatgatgCGCTACTGTCGATGACAGATATGACATTTATTGATCCCATTCCTCTCAGTCCCAGGTTGAAACACCCCGGAAGGAATGCGTTGCATTTGTCTCCAACAATTGAGCAGCAGATTTTTGTAATGGTGGAGCGTGTTGTGGTTCCGAATTCCTGGGGGAGTGTGCATGCCATTGTTCGCAGTAGTGATGCACGTGGAATAAAATCTGTTCTTCGAAAGACTTTTTGGGCACTTGGTGGGTCGCTGGGTGCTTTCGACGAAGTTACCGACGGTGAAAGTGTGAAGAGTTTGTTACCGCATAGCGGTTTCGTTCTCGTTATTGGTCTAACTGAAGCTGATATTACTGCAATTGCTGAGCATCTTGACAATCACAGGGAAGTGCGTGTATTTGCGTTATTCTTCGATGTGGCACTGCTGTACAGTGAGTTTGTGAAGGTATTCAAAAAGCATCCGCAAGCTGCCGAGCGGTTACTATTCGCAACAAGCCTACCACACTGGGCAGACAACAATACGACATCCGAGACGGTTCAGGAATTTCACAGGGACGTGGGGAATGAGAGTAAATGGACTCCACTGGCGCTACTTGGGTACGCGACCGCACGTGCaatggaaagtgttgtgttgCAAATGGGGCGTGTGAACTCAGAAGAGCTTATCAACACTATATTCAGTCAGTCTGTAATTGTAGCGGATGACATGTGGTATGGACCCTTTGAGGACAGTTGTTCCAATAGCCGCTGGTCATCAGCGAAAGACTGCATTGTGAATTACGGTGCGACACATATTTCCGTGTGGTCCATGGCTCGTGTGTTGAATCCTTCCGTACCTCCTGTTCGTGGAGTAGCAACACCATCAATACGTTACTACAAAGATGGATTGAATATGACTGAGGAAGAATTTATTGGCACAATTGTGGGtaccattttgtgtttgatagCACTTGTGCTGATAGTAATGCTTATGCGGAAATGTATGCGTGGGGATACTCGCGATAACGAGAACGCACCAAGAGAATTGACAGACCCCGTAACGCTAATATTCACTGACATcgagagcagcactgcgcagtgggcagcacaccctgagcttatgcctgatgccgttgcaacacatcaccgCCTAATTCGCACATTGATTTCCAAGTATGGATGCTATGAAGTGAAGACTGTTGGAGATTCTTTTATGATTGCATGCAAGAGCCCTTTCGCTGCTACGCAATTAGCGTGTGACATGCAACGATGCTTTTTAGAACATGATTGGAAGACTGATGTGTTTGATACGTCTTATCGTGAGTTTGAGCGGCAGCGTGCGGAAGATGATGGGGATTATGTTCCACCCACTGGCCATCTTGACCCTGATGTTTACAGTCGGTTGTGGAATGGACTGCGAGTGCGTGTTGGAATTCACACCgggttgtgtgatattcggcatgatgaagtgacgaaaGGATATGACTTTTACGGTCGTACATCGAATATGGCAGCACGGACTGAGAGCATTGCTAATGGCGGGCAGGTGCTGTTGACACGTCCGACATACCTTTCATTGAGTGCTTCGGAGCGTGAGCAATTAAATGTGACTGCATTGGGTGATGTGCCATTGCGTGGTGTACCCAAACCTGTGGAGATGTACCAATTGAATGCGGTACCCGGAAGGACATTTACTACACTGCGACTTGACCATGAGGTTGCTGATGACGAAGATACGAGTGTTTCTTGCAGTGATGGGAGTTCCATTGGTGCAGTTCTCAGTGATGCCGCTTATCAGGTTGTTGCTTGCGTTGAAGCACTACTTGGTGCATTCCCCACTGCGCAGCGTAAGAAATTACTTATGCCATTTTGTAACCGATGGGGAGTTTCGTTACCTTATAATGTTTCTGATACGTGGGATGCAACCACGTGCCGTAATGTTACTCGCCTGCTTGCCGCGAGGGTTGGTCGTGTTGTGGATTTTGGGACGAAGAATACTCATGACAGTGTACAATTCTCTGAAAGACGCTCGGGAACTTTTCCGTCCAGGTTAGCTGCCGCTGTTGATCTTGTAAGCATCCCTTCAACTTCTACCTGTATTCAATCCAGCTGCAgtattatatatatgaatgtgccagatgatgatgataccaGCAAATATTCCCCTAAGCATTGA